Proteins co-encoded in one Haloarcula pelagica genomic window:
- a CDS encoding GyrI-like domain-containing protein, with amino-acid sequence MNRTETPTVVEREPMTVAGLQTHYAGDQSVLGRVWESLSERWDEFERIGADDETFGVMTNVQPDQRVFDYVAGVATERPGSVPNSFVVVEVPGGTYARFETALASMEADYARVTEEWLPDSPYERRPGPEFERYGDAYDPGNPDSPYDYFVPVTPVGSPRD; translated from the coding sequence GTGAACCGAACAGAGACGCCGACCGTCGTCGAACGGGAGCCGATGACGGTCGCCGGACTCCAGACGCACTACGCCGGGGACCAGTCGGTTCTCGGCCGGGTCTGGGAATCCCTCTCGGAGCGCTGGGACGAGTTCGAGCGCATCGGGGCCGACGACGAGACTTTCGGCGTGATGACGAACGTCCAACCGGACCAGCGCGTGTTCGACTACGTCGCCGGAGTCGCGACCGAACGCCCCGGTTCGGTGCCGAACAGCTTCGTCGTCGTCGAGGTCCCGGGCGGCACGTACGCGCGGTTCGAGACCGCCCTGGCCTCGATGGAGGCGGATTACGCCCGGGTGACCGAGGAGTGGCTCCCCGACTCGCCATACGAGCGTCGGCCCGGCCCCGAGTTCGAACGGTACGGCGACGCGTACGACCCGGGGAATCCCGACTCGCCCTACGACTACTTCGTGCCGGTGACCCCAGTCGGGTCACCGCGCGACTGA
- a CDS encoding VOC family protein: protein MARVVHFDIEADDPDRAIAFYHDVFGWEFEKWDGPIDYWMISTGEGDEPGIDGGLARRDGPAPGDDGASSTYTCTIGVDDIDGVLESVAEHGGRVADEAETIPGVGRLASCHDTEGNRFGVMESDATV, encoded by the coding sequence ATGGCACGAGTCGTACACTTCGATATCGAGGCCGACGATCCCGACCGGGCGATCGCGTTCTATCACGACGTATTCGGCTGGGAGTTCGAGAAATGGGACGGTCCGATTGACTACTGGATGATTTCTACGGGTGAGGGCGACGAGCCCGGGATCGACGGCGGCCTCGCCAGGCGCGACGGGCCTGCTCCCGGAGACGACGGAGCCTCGTCGACATACACCTGCACGATCGGTGTCGACGACATCGACGGGGTGCTCGAATCGGTGGCCGAACACGGCGGTCGAGTCGCCGACGAGGCCGAGACGATCCCCGGCGTTGGCCGGTTGGCCTCCTGCCACGATACGGAGGGTAACCGCTTCGGCGTGATGGAGAGCGATGCGACCGTATAA
- a CDS encoding WD40/YVTN/BNR-like repeat-containing protein has protein sequence MTETSTPNGPERSRTETLDTATTDGLLVGTTEAVFRAASLPVEDPDRRLDCGLVHRLEQLSATEGVLAATETGLFRTRDGGRTWTDLAVPTTHVHAVTEQDGSLYAGTLPAAVYRSDDGATWTECQGFQDIPGRSEWPTDPNQDEVRVHTLAAHPSAPARLVAGVEVAGLYSSTDHGETWDRISGPFHDDVHQVVMTTPETWLLAGREGVYRTQDAGASWTKLPLGARQYVRQLLVCEERLYVPVARSGPLWEGEAGADATLYAVDRSTDRLTRLSYPGAPVEKILSWTTVGNRVLGGTTHGTLLELAPEGAQIVGRVPVAADAHLAYGATALCSV, from the coding sequence ATGACTGAGACGAGCACCCCGAACGGACCCGAACGCAGTCGTACCGAAACGCTGGACACCGCGACGACCGACGGACTCCTCGTCGGGACGACCGAAGCCGTCTTTCGCGCAGCCTCACTCCCGGTCGAAGACCCCGATCGCCGTCTGGACTGTGGACTCGTCCACCGCCTCGAACAGTTGTCGGCGACGGAGGGAGTGCTGGCGGCCACCGAGACCGGCCTGTTCCGGACGCGAGACGGTGGGCGTACGTGGACGGATCTGGCCGTCCCGACGACACACGTCCACGCGGTGACCGAACAGGACGGATCGCTGTACGCCGGGACGTTACCCGCGGCGGTCTACCGATCGGACGACGGCGCGACGTGGACCGAGTGTCAGGGGTTCCAAGACATCCCAGGGCGCAGCGAGTGGCCGACCGACCCGAATCAAGACGAGGTTCGTGTCCACACGCTCGCGGCGCATCCGTCTGCCCCCGCGCGTCTCGTCGCCGGCGTCGAGGTCGCGGGACTGTATTCGTCGACGGATCACGGAGAGACCTGGGATCGGATATCAGGGCCGTTCCACGACGACGTTCATCAGGTGGTCATGACCACCCCCGAGACCTGGCTCCTCGCCGGCAGAGAGGGCGTCTACCGGACACAGGACGCGGGAGCATCGTGGACGAAACTGCCGCTCGGAGCACGCCAGTACGTCCGCCAACTGCTCGTCTGCGAGGAGCGCCTCTACGTGCCGGTCGCTCGCTCGGGGCCGCTGTGGGAGGGCGAAGCGGGTGCCGATGCGACCCTCTACGCGGTCGATCGGTCGACGGACCGGCTCACTCGGCTCTCCTATCCCGGCGCGCCGGTCGAGAAAATCCTCTCGTGGACGACAGTCGGGAACCGCGTCCTGGGCGGGACGACACACGGGACGCTGCTCGAACTCGCTCCAGAGGGCGCCCAGATCGTCGGCCGAGTCCCGGTCGCGGCGGATGCACACCTGGCCTACGGAGCGACCGCGCTCTGTTCGGTCTGA
- a CDS encoding flavodoxin domain-containing protein, with protein sequence MPSILIVYGTGHGQTAAVARHIDGVLSARGHAVTTRHVSNPPADPVDSFDAILVGASVNYNRHQRGVVSFVETHREALESRPSGFFQLSFAAAAPSEAARAGALEWVDDFVQDTGWQPDRVGNFAGAVKYTEYSRPVKWLFTLLSAVTTGDTDTSRDYEYTDWDAVERFASEFGDLVETERGRAVPWRKPVTALPDGTGVRAALVVGLTIGVASVAYRVVRNRARATDGPRGAHVPRERDIDAPAEPVVD encoded by the coding sequence TTGCCATCGATCCTCATCGTCTACGGGACCGGACACGGCCAGACGGCTGCGGTCGCGCGACACATCGACGGCGTGCTCTCGGCCCGCGGCCACGCCGTGACCACCAGACACGTCTCGAACCCGCCGGCAGATCCCGTCGATTCGTTCGACGCGATCCTCGTCGGGGCGTCGGTGAACTACAACCGACACCAGCGGGGCGTCGTCAGCTTCGTCGAGACACACCGCGAGGCCCTCGAATCGCGCCCCTCGGGCTTCTTCCAGCTCTCTTTTGCCGCCGCTGCCCCCTCGGAGGCGGCCCGGGCAGGGGCGCTCGAGTGGGTCGACGATTTCGTCCAGGACACCGGCTGGCAGCCCGACCGCGTCGGCAACTTCGCCGGCGCAGTCAAGTACACCGAGTACAGCCGCCCAGTGAAGTGGCTGTTTACGCTCCTCTCGGCGGTGACGACCGGCGACACCGACACGTCCCGCGACTACGAATACACGGACTGGGACGCGGTCGAACGGTTCGCGAGCGAGTTCGGGGACCTCGTCGAGACGGAGCGCGGCCGAGCCGTCCCCTGGCGAAAGCCGGTTACCGCCCTCCCTGACGGAACTGGTGTCCGGGCCGCCCTCGTCGTGGGCCTCACGATCGGCGTTGCGAGCGTCGCGTATCGGGTCGTCCGCAATCGAGCACGAGCGACGGACGGTCCTCGCGGGGCTCACGTTCCGCGAGAGCGTGACATCGACGCGCCCGCCGAACCCGTGGTCGACTAG
- a CDS encoding SDR family NAD(P)-dependent oxidoreductase translates to MMSSPDISLFETLAGQTALVTGSSRGIGAEITRQLAELGATVYASARTPSEIDVEADSTLELDVTDASEVETAVGTIEREAGELDILVNNAGIHGPAGPLETIGPEPIAETFGVNLAGPIRLVRNSLPLLTRAATPRVVNVASGSGQFAGEMEASHLPYSVSKAGLNAFTRTLSAQYPGLLVNSVDPGWVRTDNGGPDAPRSVSDGAATAIWLARFERGPSGRFWRDEQQIEW, encoded by the coding sequence ATGATGTCTTCCCCGGACATCTCGCTCTTCGAGACGCTCGCGGGGCAGACTGCTCTCGTGACCGGGTCGTCTCGGGGCATCGGCGCGGAGATCACGCGCCAACTGGCCGAACTGGGGGCCACGGTGTATGCGAGTGCCCGTACCCCGTCCGAGATCGATGTCGAGGCAGACAGCACCCTCGAACTGGACGTAACCGACGCCTCAGAGGTCGAGACAGCAGTCGGGACGATCGAGCGGGAGGCGGGGGAACTGGATATCCTCGTCAACAACGCCGGGATCCACGGGCCGGCGGGGCCGCTCGAAACGATCGGGCCCGAACCGATCGCGGAGACGTTCGGCGTGAATCTGGCCGGCCCCATCCGACTGGTACGGAACTCCCTCCCGCTGTTGACCCGCGCAGCGACTCCCCGGGTCGTCAACGTCGCCAGCGGGTCCGGGCAGTTCGCCGGCGAGATGGAGGCCAGCCATCTCCCCTACAGCGTCTCGAAGGCAGGGCTCAACGCCTTCACCCGAACCCTTTCCGCCCAGTATCCGGGGCTCCTGGTGAACAGTGTCGACCCCGGGTGGGTTCGGACGGACAACGGCGGCCCGGACGCCCCACGAAGTGTCTCCGACGGGGCGGCGACGGCGATCTGGCTGGCCCGGTTCGAACGCGGGCCGAGCGGCCGGTTCTGGCGTGACGAGCAGCAAATCGAGTGGTGA